Proteins from a single region of Mus pahari chromosome 2, PAHARI_EIJ_v1.1, whole genome shotgun sequence:
- the LOC110316467 gene encoding cationic trypsin-3, whose product MKTLIFLAFLGAAVALPLDDDDDKIVGGYTCQRNSLPYQVSLNIGYHFCGGSLINSQWVVSAAHCYKSRIQVRLGEHNIDVLEGGEQFIDAAKIIRHPNYNANTYNNDIMLIKLKSAATLNSRVSTISLPRSCPSAGTKCLVSGWGNTLSSGTNYPSLLQCLDAPVLSDSSCTSSYPGKITSNMFCLGFLEGGKDSCQGDSGGPVVCNGQLQGVVSWGYGCAQRGKPGVYTKVCNYVNWIQQTIASN is encoded by the exons ATGAAGACCTTAATCTTCCTTGCCTTCCTGGGAGCTGCTG TTGCTCTCCcacttgatgatgatgatgacaagaTTGTTGGAGGCTACACCTGCCAGAGGAATTCTCTCCCCTACCAGGTGTCCCTGAACATTGGCTACCATTTTTGTGGAGGCTCACTCATCAATTCCCAGTGGGTTGTTTCAGCTGCTCACTGCTACAAATC CCGAATCCAGGTGCGCCTGGGAGAACACAACATTGATGTCCTTGAGGGTGGTGAGCAATTCATTGATGCAGCTAAAATCATTCGCCACCCCAACTATAATGCAAACACCTATAACAATGATATCATGTTGATTAAGCTGAAGTCAGCTGCCACCCTCAACTCTCGAGTATCCACTATCTCTCTGCCAAGATCTTGCCCATCAGCTGGTACTAAGTGTCTTGTGTCTGGTTGGGGCAACACCCTGAGCTCTGGCA CCAACTACCCTTCACTGCTTCAGTGTCTTGATGCTCCTGTCCTCTCTGACAGTTCTTGCACAAGTTCTTACCCAGGCAAGATCACTAGCAACATGTTCTGTCTGGGCTTCCTGGAGGGCGGAAAGGACTCCTGCCAG GGTGACTCTGGTGGCCCCGTAGTCTGCAATGGACAACTCCAGGGTGTTGTCTCCTGGGGTTATGGCTGTGCTCAGAGAGGAAAACCTGGTGTCTACACCAAGGTGTGCAACTATGTGAACTGGATTCAGCAGACCATTGCTTCCAACTAA